The following proteins come from a genomic window of Metarhizium brunneum chromosome 2, complete sequence:
- the MSF1 gene encoding Phenylalanine--tRNA ligase has product MSVRIGAMRGLLRCNRQVRSSRYCSIRPSCAIRQYSSSGTLLSSKPANASNSSVSIRGGTYKTDPAWFNVPSNVLDATSRKLHLQKDHPVYITRQIIESNFPSPTYNYYNEYNPVVSTHQNFDSLGFSPNHPGRALSDTYYINDKTLLRTHTSAHQADTFRADESEGYLISADVYRRDAIDRSHYPVFHQMEGARSWDRNKVPNGNIAAAVRADLKTLPKHNVEVEDPNPPYHDERNPLQDCHSAAEAQAIGEHLKRSLENMVVDVFSRAKAAALREDPTFVDEPLRMRWVEAYFPFTSPSWELEVYYAGDWLEVLGCGVVRQSLYNNAGVPSQLGWAFGIGIDRIAMLLFKIPDIRLFWSQDQRFLSQFTGVSDNLDKLKRFAPFSKYPPCPRDVSFWLASTSPAGGNTKGNFHENDVMEIVRNVAGDVVEDVRLIDEFVHPKTGRKSMAYRIVYRSLERTLTSEEANSFHESVREALVRELGVELR; this is encoded by the exons ATGTCGGTACGAATTGGGGCTATGCGCGGCCTCTTGAGGTGCAACCGGCAGGTTCGCTCCTCTCGATACTGCTCTATCCGACCATCATGTGCGATTCGGCAGTATTCCTCCTCGG GGACCCTGCTCTCCTCGAAACCAGCGAATGCCTCCAACAGTTCTGTGTCAATCCGGGGCGGCACATACAAGACTGATCCCGCATGGTTTAATGTGCCGTCCAATGTATTAGACGCCACGTCTCGGAAGCTACACCTCCAGAAAGACCACCCTGTGTATATAACTCGACAAATAATAGAGTCGAACTTCCCCTCGCCCACATACAACTACTACAACGAATACAACCCGGTTGTGTCAACACACCAAAACTTCGACTCTCTCGGCTTCTCGCCAAACCATCCAGGGCGAGCCTTGTCTGATACCTACTACATAAACGATAAGACTCTCCTCCGAACACACACGAGCGCGCACCAGGCCGACACTTTCCGAGCGGATGAGAGCGAGGGTTACTTAATTTCTGCGGATGTATATCGACGCGATGCCATCGATCGAAGCCACTACCCTGTCTTTCACCAGATGGAAGGAGCCAGATCCTGGGATCGAAACAAGGTCCCCAATGGCAACAtagctgctgctgtgcgAGCCGACTTGAAAACGCTACCCAAACACAATGTCGAAGTCGAAGACCCCAACCCTCCCTACCACGATGAACGCAATCCTCTGCAAGATTGCCACTCTGCCGCTGAAGCCCAAGCAATTGGCGAACATCTGAAGAGATCGCTGGAAAACATGGTGGTGGATGTCTTCTCCAGGGCCAAAGCCGCAGCTCTGCGAGAGGATCCTACCTTCGTTGACGAGCCGTTGCGAATGCGCTGGGTGGAAGCATATTTCCCATTCACGAGTCCCTCATGGGAACTGGAAGTTTACTATGCAGGAGACTGGTTGGAGGTATTGGGATGTGGCGTGGTTAGACAAAGTCTCTACAACAATGCAGGCGTGCCATCGCAACTGGGATGGGCttttggcattggcatcGATCGCATCGCCATGCTGCTGTTCAAGATTCCTGATATCCGCCTGTTTTGGTCACAGGATCAACGATTCCTCTCCCAGTTCACCGGCGTGTCCGATAACCTCGATAAGCTCAAGAGGTTTGCGCCATTCTCCAAATACCCTCCTTGCCCCAGGGATGTATCCTTCTGGCTGGCGTCAACATCACCCGCTGGAGGAAACACAAAGGGCAACTTCCACGAGAACGATGTCATGGAAATTGTGCGCAATGTAGCTGGTGATGTTGTCGAGGATGTTAGACTTATTGATGAGTTTGTGCATCCCAAGACTGGTCGCAAGAGTATGGCTTATCGCATTGTATACCGCAGCCTGGAGCGTACCCTGACAAGCGAAGAAGCCAACAGCTTTCACGAAAGTGTGCGAGAGGCTTTAGTTAGGGAATTAGGTGTTGAGCTTCGCTGA
- the rpb3 gene encoding DNA-directed RNA polymerase II subunit RPB3 — protein sequence MDGMDYDPMVMDGEPEQPQVTISAADSTRVDFALSRTNLSFANSIRRIIQAEVPTIAIDLVEVEVNTSVLADEFIAHRLGLIPLDAKGVNELNYSRDCDCEQYCEQCSVNLTLHARCTSDEIMKVYARDLIVDGRHASQVGTPVINDPEGMGCLIAKLRKDQELKLTCIAKKGIAKEHAKWMPTSAVGFEYDPHNKLHHLDLWYENNTDPQKEWPKSKYAEWEDPPQDGEPFNYDAVPDRFYFEVETSGSMEPDQIVQGGIRALQQKIGALLKGLDPKKYGGEEPAEFDGPRSPDMNMDGGTTPWQDGGYTTPYGGNITAYGGGNTTYGGGNNTAYGGGAGAYGTTPYGQSSWQ from the exons ATGGACGGCATGGACTACGACCCTATGGTGATGGATGGCGAGCCCGAGCAGCCCCAAGTCACCATATCAGCT GCCGACAGCACGCGCGTTGACTTTGCGCTCTCCAGAACCAACCTCTCATTTGCCAATTCGATACGACGAATCATTCAGGCCGAAGTGCCCACTATTGCTATCGACCTTGTCGAGGTCGAAGTCAACACATCAGTGCTTGCCGACGAATTCATCGCGCACAGATTAGGTCTCATTCCTCTCGACGCCAAAGGAGTAAACGAACTCAACTATTCCCGAGATTGCGACTGCGAGCAATACTGCGAACAATGCAGCGTTAACTTGACCCTACATGCAAGATGTACTAGCGATGAAATTATGAAGGTGTACGCGCGGGATCTGATCGTCGACGGCCGTCATGCCAGCCAGGTCGGGACGCCCGTTATTAACGACCCCGAAGGGATGGGATGCTTGATCGCCAAGCTACGCAAAGACCAGGAGCTAAAGCTCACTTGTATCGCGAAGAAGGGGATAGCAAAGGAACACGCCAAGTGGATGCCAACGTCGGCTGTAGGCTTTGAATATGATCCTCACAATAAGCTGCATCATTTGGATCTGTGGTATGAGAATAACACGGATCCTCAAAAGGAATG GCCCAAGAGCAAATACGCAGAGTGGGAAGACCCCCCTCAAGATGGCGAGCCATTCAACTACGATGCGGTCCCCGACCGATTCTATTTCGAAGTAGAAACATCAGGCAGCATGGAGCCGGATCAAATTGTACAAGGCGGCATCCGCGCTCTCCAACAAAAGATCGGCGCGCTCTTAAAGGGTCTCGATCCAAAGAAATACGGTGGTGAAGAGCCAGCAGAGTTTGATGGCCCCAGAAGTCCAGATATGAACATGGACGGCGGCACTACGCCTTGGCAGGACGGCGGATATACTACTCCCTATGGCGGCAATATAACTGCTTACGGAGGTGGGAATACCACGTACGGGGGAGGCAATAACACTGCGTATggaggcggtgctggcgcATACGGTACCACACCATATGGCCAGTCGTCGTGGCAGTAA
- the DIC1 gene encoding Mitochondrial dicarboxylate transporter, which translates to MASSAQESAPARKLTKEERAEQRKKKIGPPIRYPFWFGGSASSMAACVTHPLDLSDAPKSMSGTFVHIVKTDGPLALYSGISASLLRQLTYSTVRFGVYEEIKSRYTKSGREPTFPVLTAIAMTSGFLGGIAGNFADVLNVRMQHDAALPVNERRNYKHAIDGMARMAREEGALSWFRGWLPNSSRAAVMTAGQLATYDTFKRLLIDYTPLGDTLTTHFSASFLAGLAAATATSPIDVIKTRVMSSTQKQGILRIVGDIYKTDGLRWMFKGWVPSFLRLGPHTICTFVFLEMHRKTYRKVKGLDEKNL; encoded by the exons ATGGCCTCATCGGCTCAAGAGTCGGCACCGGCCCGCAAACTCACCAAGGAGGAGCGGGCTGAGCAGCGCAAAAAGAAGATAGGGCCTCCTATCCGATATCCTTTTTGGTTTGGAGGAAGCGCGAGTAGTATGGCTGCCTGCGTGACACATCCCCTGGACTTGA GCGACGCTCCCAAATCCATGAGCGGCACATTCGTCCACATTGTCAAGACGGACGGCCCCCTCGCCCTCTACAGCGGCATATCTGCCTCTCTCCTCCGCCAACTGACCTACTCAACCGTCCGATTCGGCGTCTACGAAGAGATCAAGTCGAGATACACCAAGTCCGGCCGCGAGCCCACATTCCCCGTTCTTACCGCCATAGCCATGACGTCCGGTTTCCTAGGCGGCATCGCCGGCAACTTCGCTGACGTGCTCAACGTGCGCATGCAGCACGATGCTGCGCTTCCCGTGAATGAGCGGAGGAACTACAAgcatgccattgacggcatGGCTCGCATGGCCAGGGAAGAGGGCGCACTTAGTTGGTTTAGGGGCTGGCTTCCCAACAGCAGCCGCGCGGCGGTCATGACGGCCGGTCAATTAGCCACGTACGATACCTTCAAGAGGCTGCTTATTGACTACACTCCGCTAGGGGACACCCTAACAACGCACTTCTCCGCATCCTTCTTGGCTGGGTTGGCGGCTGCGACAGCCACGAGCCCAATTGATGTCATCAAGACAAGAGTCATGTCGTCGACGCAGAAGCAGGGCATTCTTCGAATAGTGGGAGATATCTACAAGACCGACGGTCTGAGATGGATGTTCAAAGGCTGGGTTCCCAGCTTCCTGCGACTAGGACC ACACACCATCTGTACATTCGTCTTCCTAGAGATGCACCGCAAGACATATAGAAAAGTCAAAGGACTAGATGAGAAAAATCTATAA